From Enhydrobacter sp., the proteins below share one genomic window:
- a CDS encoding putative sulfate exporter family transporter, whose translation MLNSAVAVEIVRLWAPDNLRKSAPGIALCAAIAAVAWYADRSGWTHFGAIFIPALIVTLAVGMALQPLSTNATLKPGIEFAGRTLLRVGVALLGARLTLGHLVEGGALPVLIALAAVACTIAFGAWVAPFFGQSRNFGLLTGCSVGVCGAAAAMAASAVLPKHEHSDRDLAFTVMGVNFLSTVVMVIYPPLQDALGYTLFEMGVFLGGSIHDVAQVAGAGQTLGPRVLSDAIVTKLLRVAFLLPAVIGIAWWIARSGQAAGDARPSPPVFLFGFLALAALNSLGIVPDQARAVLTQVSAFLIITAIAALGMKTSLLALARIGMAPVMLLVTQTIFIGLLVVALIYALRGIGI comes from the coding sequence ATGCTTAACAGCGCGGTTGCCGTCGAGATCGTTCGTCTCTGGGCTCCCGACAATCTGCGCAAGTCAGCTCCCGGCATCGCGCTTTGCGCGGCGATCGCCGCCGTCGCCTGGTATGCCGACAGGAGCGGCTGGACGCATTTCGGCGCGATCTTCATTCCCGCGCTCATCGTCACGCTCGCCGTCGGCATGGCGCTGCAGCCCCTGTCGACCAACGCCACGCTCAAGCCCGGTATCGAGTTCGCCGGCCGTACGCTGCTGCGCGTCGGCGTGGCGCTGCTCGGCGCGCGGCTGACGCTCGGCCACCTCGTCGAGGGCGGCGCGCTGCCGGTGCTGATCGCGCTCGCCGCCGTCGCCTGCACCATCGCCTTCGGCGCCTGGGTCGCGCCCTTCTTCGGCCAGAGCCGCAATTTCGGCTTGCTGACCGGCTGCTCGGTCGGCGTCTGCGGCGCCGCCGCGGCGATGGCGGCGTCGGCCGTGCTGCCCAAGCACGAGCACTCCGACCGCGACCTCGCCTTCACCGTGATGGGGGTCAACTTCCTCAGCACCGTGGTGATGGTGATCTACCCGCCGCTCCAGGACGCGCTCGGCTACACCCTGTTCGAGATGGGCGTGTTCCTGGGTGGCTCGATCCACGACGTGGCGCAGGTCGCCGGTGCGGGCCAGACGCTGGGACCGCGGGTGCTGAGCGACGCCATCGTCACAAAGCTGCTGCGCGTGGCGTTCCTGCTGCCGGCGGTGATCGGCATCGCCTGGTGGATCGCGCGAAGCGGCCAGGCCGCGGGCGATGCGCGGCCCTCGCCGCCGGTTTTCCTGTTCGGCTTCCTGGCACTCGCGGCGCTCAATTCGCTGGGCATCGTGCCGGACCAGGCAAGGGCCGTGCTCACGCAGGTCTCGGCCTTCCTCATCATCACCGCCATCGCCGCGCTCGGCATGAAGACCTCTTTGCTCGCTCTGGCCCGTATCGGCATGGCCCCGGTGATGCTGCTGGTCACCCAGACGATCTTCATCGGCCTGCTGGTGGTGGCGCTGATCTACGCCCTGCGCGGTATCGGGATCTGA
- a CDS encoding biotin/lipoyl-binding carrier protein: protein MAVVNVKSEIAGNVWKIQAKPGDRVEVDGEIMILESMKMEIPVLAPKAGVIKEIKVSEGEAIGEGQLVAVLDA from the coding sequence ATGGCCGTCGTCAACGTGAAGTCGGAAATCGCCGGCAATGTCTGGAAGATCCAGGCCAAGCCGGGCGACAGGGTCGAGGTGGACGGCGAGATCATGATTCTCGAGTCGATGAAGATGGAGATCCCCGTGCTGGCGCCCAAGGCGGGCGTCATCAAGGAAATCAAGGTCAGCGAAGGCGAGGCGATCGGCGAAGGACAGCTGGTGGCCGTGCTCGATGCTTAA
- a CDS encoding BrnA antitoxin family protein → MAPVKDKDIDFSEIPELNDAFFQNARLVLPSKSGKAPVTLRMDRDVLNWFKAQGKGHLTRMNAVLKAYVSSQRGSSR, encoded by the coding sequence TTGGCCCCCGTCAAGGACAAGGACATCGATTTCTCGGAGATTCCCGAACTGAACGATGCCTTTTTCCAGAATGCCCGTCTCGTTCTGCCCTCGAAGTCCGGCAAGGCGCCTGTCACCTTGAGAATGGATCGCGACGTTCTGAATTGGTTCAAGGCGCAGGGCAAGGGACACCTGACGCGGATGAATGCCGTCCTGAAGGCTTACGTCTCCAGCCAACGCGGTTCCTCGCGGTAG